The DNA sequence GAAAAGAGCCCAACCGTGGGCAGGCCAGTGCCTGGGGCAGCCTCCATCACCTGAAGTGTTTCCTGGATCATGCTGTGACACAAAGATTCCTCTCTGGAGATCAAAGACTGAATGTCCATCTCAGACACACTCAGGTCACAGCAATCGTACCCGCCATACGGAACATTTCTCCCAACGTGCTTGCTGTTAAGGAAGTAGCCCCGTTTTCTTGGCAGTACTTGAGGGGGACCACTCCCTGCCAGCTGAACCAGGAGATCCAGAACAGACCCCACCTCCACAAGCGGACAGCAAGGGGCTGCTTCAAGCTCCTCCACCAGCTCCTCCAGACGGTCTGCCTCCAGGCCCAGGCCACCCACTCTCAAGTCAAAGGACAACATGAGGATCTTGTTTCTCACTGGGAGTTTTGACAGGTCAGGCTGCAGCTGATGCAGCTCGTCTTGAAAAAGATTTGTGAAAAGGGCATTGTAGGCCACCCTCTTGAGGCTCTGCTTTGCCCTCTTCCGGTTCACACTGCGCTGGCCCAGGTGAGTCTTGGCAGCAGGCAGGAGGGCCTCACAGAGGTCATCGAAGAGCTGGGTGATGCTGGCCATGCCGACCCCTTCTCAACTCCGGGCCCCCAGCACGTGAGAAAACACCTCACCCCGGCTTCACTTCACATTCTGAAAGACAGGGAGTGGGAGGTCAGACGGGGCTAAATGACAGGTAGCCTCTTAACCCTGAAGCtcagaatttggattttaaatgggttgctcaggcctgtaatccttagcactctgggaggccgaggcgggtggattgcttgagctcaggagttcgagaccagcctgagcaagagtaagacccccgtctctactaaaaaaaaaaaaaatagaaagaaattatatagacaactaaaaatatatataaaaaaaattaggccgggcgcggtggctcacgcctgtaatcctagcactctgggaggccgaggtgggcggatcgtttgagctcaggagttcgagaccagcctgagcaagagcgagaccccatctctactaaaaatagaaagaaattatatggacagctaaaaatatatatagaaaaaattagccgggcatggtggcacatgcctgtagtcccagctactcgggaggctgagacaggaggatcccttgagctcaggagtttgaggttgctgtgagctaggctgacgccatggcactcactctagcctgggcaaccgagtgagactctgtctcaaaaaaaaaaaaaaaaaattagccgggcatggtggcgcatgcctgtagtcccagatacttgggaggctgaggcagaaggattgcttgagcctgggagtttgaggttgctctgagctaggctgacgccacagcactctagcccgggcaacagagtgagactctgtctccaaaaaaaaaaaagaaattatatggacaactaaaaatatatatagaaaaaattagccaggcatggtggcgcatgcctatagtcccagctactcgggaggctgaggcaggaggattgcttgagcccaggagtttgaggttgctgtgagctaggctgacgccacggcactctagcccaggcaacagaataagactctgtctcaaaaaacaaaaacgaaaacaaaacaacaaaaaaaaacccgggTTGCTCTACACGGAGTAAGCAcgctctgccctccccagcccgccTATGCCGCCCCGGCGGCCCTCAGGGCGGGCCGTACGAGGCCACTGAGCGCCAGCTCGGCGTTTTCCTTCTAATTCAGTAGTCCTTAACCTTCAGGGGGTCACAGAACGAGGAAAAAAAACGAAAAATGAAATATGCATCCGAGAAGTCCACAGTAGACGTACGCGGCCTTGCACGCGTTCTCGGGGTCCCCTTGCAGGGCCGGGAGAGGCTGCCGCCCGGGGCCTCTCAGAATAGAGGGAGTCTGGAGGCGCGGCGGGGTTGGAGGGGGGCGGCGGCGCGTGCAGGAGCCCTGGAGTCGCCGCCCAGTCGCCAGGCCTCACCACGGCAGAGAACCCTTGATTCCCGCTCCCGCTCCCACTCTCGCCGCAGCGTCACGGCCACGCGACCGTCAAGCCTTCTACAGCCGGCGCACCGGAATTGCGTCACAGGGGATGCGAGGCAGCCAGCCCCGAGGGCCGTGGCCTGAGCCGCGGTCTGGCCCCGCCCTGCGGCTTCCGCAACGCACTTCCGGCTGGCGCCCGAGTCGCGCGCGCCCGAATCCCTGCCAGGGCGGGTATAAAGGAGGCGGAGTCAGACTCTGGTTTCTCCAAGTTTACTGACGTAGGGTGGGGCtgccgcggggcggggcggagctgggaggggagaggcggAGCTGGGCGCTGGCGGGGGCGGAGCTgggctttgggggtggggggacgaggcgggggcggggcggagctGGGGCGAGGCGGGGCTGGGGCCGGCGCGTGCTGTTACTTCTGCGGCGCGCACACTCCCGCTGCCGCCGGTTCCGCGCTGCGTGGGGAGGACCGCGCTGGGGCAGGAGGCGGGAGAGAGCCCCGTCGCGGCTGCTCGAGCCCAGGCCGCCCGTCCCCGCCGCGCCCAGCACGGCCGCGCGTCCTCAGCCGGCCTCACCGGCCACCTGCAGCATCTTCCACTGTGGCTCCAGCTGCCGTCTGAGGTCCCTGAGGGCCCTGACGTCCTCTGGAGCGGCCCCCGAGAAAGGGCCCAGGCTGGGAGGCGCCTCTCCGTGCAGCACCCGGGCCAGGACCCTGGCCAGCTCGGGCGTGGACTCCTGCGCCAGCGCCCAGGGGAAGCAGTCACCGTctttcccagcccccaccccaccgcgGGTCCACCCACCCGACTCACCTCCTCCACCAGGGCCAGGACTCGGCCCCCTGCGGGCCCCCGCAGCACTGCAGCCAGGAGAGCCGCGTGGGGACCCTGCAGGCCATGGGCAGGCCCCagggccaccagcaccaggtcagGCTGGAAGCCGTAGGCCAAGGGCAGCACCAGGCCCAAGATGCAGCTCAGGAACCCACCAGTCATCTGTGGAGACAGTAGGGCCCCAGCTCCTCACCCAGGGACACCCCTCCTGctggctctgcccctgcctcctgggaagtgagcagggagccaggagggGTAAATGTCAGTGAGGGCAGCTGCACACACTGACagggtcccccccagctgccctgccACACGGCATGGCCACTCACCCCTGGCAGTGGTGTGGAGACATGGAACATGGAGGGGGCAGCTGCCTCTTTGCCCCCGATGCTCAGCCACAGAGTCCTCCTTCCAGGGAGAGCGAGCACATGGacacaagtgtgtgtgtgaggcCCTGCCCCCCAACCTGAGCCCCAGCAGCAGAGGCAAGGCAGAGAAGAGCCAGGGAGCTCTGCCTGCTGACCCTCTGTGCGGAAGGCCTGCCTAGCATTGCCCCATCCCAAACCCCAGCTGAGGAAGGCCCCATTCTGTATACAGAGTGCCCCACCCGCGCAGCCCCCTGGGGGCCCTGCCACATGCCCATCCATGTGCTTGACTGGATAGAAGGGTGACCTGAGTCATACCCATCATCAGGGAGGTCCAGGGGCCGGTCCAGTTGTCCCAGGGCCACGCAGAACAGCCTGGAGGAAGAATCGGCCCCAGGACAGGCTGTGTCCACACTGCCCAGACTCCATTCCCAGAGCTCTCCCCACGTGGCCAGCTGGGGTAGGGGCCGcccacagtccctgcccttggaGGCTCACCTCTGGGCTCCACGGGACAGCCCTCTCCGAATGGCCACATCCAGGATGGCCACTACAGCAGAGGCCGGGATGGCTGCGATACCGCTGCTCACCTGTACGATGAATCAACAGTGGTGGGAGTTGAGGCACCAGCCACCCGGCCCCAAACCAGGTAAACAGACCCAGCTGTGGCTCCTTCTGGTCTGTGTCTACACAGCTGTTATCAGCCTTCCTTATACTCAGAGGTCAAATCActccatttctgaaaataagatgCTTAAAtctatacttcatttttttcctttttttttttttttttttctgagacacagtctcactccgttgcctgggctagagtcctgtggcatcagcctagctcacagcaacctcaaactcctgggctcaagcgatcctcctgcctcagcctcccgagtagctgggactacaggcatgcaccaccatgcccggctaattttttctacatatttttagttgtccagctaatttgtttctatttttttagtagagacagggtctcgctcttgctcaggctggtctcggactcctgagctcaaaccatccacccgcctcggcctccaagagtgctaggattacaggcgtgagccaccgcgcctggcctacacTTCATTCTTTTATTGTTGTCATCATTCTTTTTGGGCACAGAATGTAGGATAattctatactttaaatcattccCTTCACCTCTCTGCCAAAGAACGTTTagttgaggaggctgaggcaggggacaCCCACAATCCCATCGCTGGGGCAGTTCTAGGAATGGCTCCTGGCACAAGGTGACATCCGTGTCCCTGTGGTTCTACACCATCCAGCCCCCTCTGGACTGGCCACACCTCGGTATCAGGTCCTGGGCCCTGCCCGAGTCCAcggcacccccagcccctcccagatACCCCCACCTGCCCATCCAGGATCCCATCTAAGAGGTACAGGAGCTTCGCAAGTGCAGTGAGGGCCTCATCCTGGGCCAGGGATGCATGTGGCCTGTGGTGGACAGAACACGTGGACAAGTGGCCACAAAGTGACTGCACGTCAGTTACGCACAGGCACGTGCACAGACACGGCCCCACCGCTCTCCCCAGGCcggccctgcccacctggcccaggcctctgcctcctccctcggTGCTGATTTCTCCTGGTGGAGAACTTCAGGGGGCAGGACCAGGGTGGCATCTGGCGCAGTCAGGGCAACAGCCGTGCGGACAGGGGGAGTGGGGTGGAGGCGCCGCTGGTCCAGGAGGGAGCTCAGCGCAGCGGCTGCTGCCTCGCATGCGGGGCCCCCAGGCCGCACCGGCAGGGGCCTCCCCTCTGGGGAGCGGGCGCTGGGACTCAGTGCAGGGGCCGTGTCTAGGGACAGTTCAGAGTCATAGCCACTGCAAAGAGCGCAAGGTGGgatgcccccagcccaggcccaggcccaggccccaccAACCTTGCTGCTGGAGGCTCACCCAGTGAGGGGCCTGGGCAGTGCGAACACTCTGGATGGACTCCAGGGCGCTGTGTGGGTGAATCGAGAGTGGTGAGGTGGGCCTGGCCTCCATCCCGgccctctccaccccctcccttcGCACCTCTGACATGGCATCAGGGGCCCCGGCAGGAGTGGGGCCGGGTCCCCCAGCAGTGCCTGCACCGTCATGCACACCGACTGCGCCAGGGACTCCAGGTGGTAGCCGCCCTGGGAGAAGGGCAGGGGTGTCACTGCGTGGGGCTGGGCTCCCAACTCCCGCGTGGGTGGCTCCAAGCCTCTGCCCTCACACCCTCCCCTATCACCTCCAGCACTGCGCAGACTCGGCCGCCGGCCAGCACCTGCAGCAGCTGTGTGAGGTGGGCGAAGCACTCCGGTGTGGCCTGCATCTGCCCCTGGGACCAGAGCTGTGTGTGACGGGGGCAGAGCCCAGGACCCCAGaggccctccccagccaggccaggccctcACCTCAGGGTCCCCGACGGCTGAGTCAAATCCTGCGGAGACCAGCACCAGCTCAGGGTCAAACTACAGGCCATGCCGGGgtgcagaggggaaggaggaggctggagTGGGTGCAGGGGAGGCCTGGTGCTGCCTGCCTCACCACTCCACCCCCACTGAGAGGCCCTCCCCACCGCTGCCTTCATATCCCGCCCACCTGCCTGGGGGGCTGCCTGCCCTTGGAGCCCACCCGCCGTGCAGTCACCTCAAAGGCTAGTGGCAGCAGCAGGTGCAGGAAGGCGGCCATGTAGTCAGCATTTCCCATCCCGAccttgtggggtgggggtggggggggtcagTGGGCCAGCTCTGCCAGTGGGGGCCCTGGCAGGATGCTCAGGCTACACTCTGGAGGCCCAGAACCGCCCCCCGGGGTTCAGCATGGGCACCTGGTTCCAGGGCAGATTGACAGTGAAGCCACGGCCCTGTCCCCGCCCAACGGCATCGGCATTTGACTCTTGCAGGAAAGGCCAGAAGCGCCCATGCTCATATCGGTGCCAGGAGAAGTAAAGGACACTGCAAACAGCCAGccggggtcaggggtcagaggtcaggaCCCTAGCAGCTCCGTGGCTCCTCACAGAACCTGACCCCTGAGGACACAGCTGCATCTCCCCTCTTGGATTTTTCCCAGGCCAGTCCATGCACCCCAAAAGTGGGGTTGCAGGGAAGGCttgtgtccccacccccagctcaccTGGGGTCATCCTCAAAGACATACTGGATGCCTTGGCCGTGGTGGATGTCCCAGTCAACGATGAGGATCCTGGGACAGACAGTGCTGGGGGTCACTGGGGCCTCCCACCTCCAGCCAGGAATGGGAGGAGACTGGGTGGGCTGGCAGCCTCCTTTGCCCCTTCCTGTCGGGCCTGGGTCGTCCACCGCTGCAGCCAGCCTGGCACACACCTGTGCAGCCTGTGTTTCTGCTTGGCATGTTCAGCTGCTATAGCTACATTGTTGAACACGCAGAACCCGTTGGCAGCTGCCCTCTGGCTGTGGTGCCCAGGAGGCCTGGGGGTGAGAGTGGGGTACCGCCCACGTCAGGGTCATCCTGTCCCCTCCCCGGGCCACCCACAAGGGGGCGGCCTTGTGAGGGGGCAGCTCTCACCTCACCAGGGCGAGCCCATTGCGCGCAGCTCCCAGGAGCACAGCGTCCACCAGCTGCAGCGCAGCCCCCGCGGCCAGCCGGGCACAGTGGAAAGTGCTCTGTGGGGCAGGGGTGCAGATGAgccccgtgccaggccgcgggcATCAACTACCGGGCAGAACAGGCCGGGCCGCGGGCACCAACTGCCGGGCAGAACAGTCCGGGCCGCGGGGCACCAACTGCCGGGCAGAACAGGCCGGGCCGCGGGGCACCAACTGCCGGGCAGAACAGGCCGGGCCGCGGGGCACCAACTGCCGGGCAGAACAGGCCGGGCCGCGGGGCACCAACTGCCGGGCAGAACAGGCCGGGCCGGGCCCAGGTGCCAGCGGTGGCAGCAAGCAGGGTATGCAGGGTGCTGTCACGTGCGTGAACAAGGCATGGGGCTGGGGTGGCACTGTGGGTGTGAGCACacaggtgtgtgcgtgtgtatctGGGAGGGTGGGTGTGTACGAGGGCACGCACCGGGTGGAAGTACACAGCATCGTACTGTCCAGACAGTGCCTGTAGCTCCCGCTTGCCCAGGACCTGGGTCCCCCGAACCAGGGCCACGTACTCCGGGCTGCAGACAGCAGACAGGCAGGAAAAGCAGGGTCACCAGAggcacagggaggggaggggctggggtcgGTGGTGGAGGGCCCACCCTGCTGCTTCGTGCCTTTGAACTGCTCACCGCCCGCCCGATGGTGACACTGGCAGGCTTGGGGAAGGCCCAGGCTGCCCCCCAACCTGTGGCTGCCGCGTCTGACCTGTGcaccagccccagctctgcctccgaGGCCTCGCGGGCTGACAACCGCAGGCACCTCTGCTCCAGGCCGCACTGCCGCAGGCGGTCCAGGGCTGCAGTCAGGCGCTCGGGACACTCGATCTCGCACTCGGGGCTGGGGCAGATTGGGGGCTCAGTGTCCAGAGCCCCTCACCATCCCCGACCTCAGCCAGGTCACACTTACTCATCCCAGAGCAGCCGGGGGGCCGTCATGTCCTCATGGTACACAAGCGCAGTCCCCATGGCTGGGCTGTGGTTACTTTGGACCACTCCCGGGTGGCAGGACCCAAACCCCTCCCTCAAGGGTGACTGCACGCCCTATCCCCACAGTGCAGCCCGGGAGCAGCCCGGTGCCGGGGACCTGCCTGGAACAGAGCCCGGGCGGcaggtggggccagggcaggaacGCTCGGAACTCAGGCAGCTCAAGGGTCCCCTGTGCACAGATGGCGCCAAGCGAGGCCACGGACAGGGGTGGCCCCAGGGCGGGCTTCCGGCTTCCTGTGACTGGGACTGGGTCCTGCTCCACTCCTACTGCAGCAGTCCCCTCCCCAGAGTGGGAGGGGCCAGAGGAGGTCCCGCCTCTGCACCCCGCCTCCTCCACCTCCAGAGCTGCCATGGTGGCCGCAGGGTGAGGGTGCAGCGTGCGGTGCCCAGGCCCTCTGGGGCTGCCCCTggggccccgccccaccccgccatGCTCCCTTCTGCCCCCAACTTCCCTCAAGCCCACCTTGAACACGCAAGCGTGGGGTCAGAGCTGCTGGCAGCACCCCGCGTCCACTGTGACCCAGGGCCCACCCACCAGGGTTGGGGAGGAGCCAGTTGAAGGAAAGGAAGCTGTGGTCCACAGGGGCAGTGGCTCCTGGGGGGGCTGGTGGTCCCAGGCAGTGGTTGTGGCTCAGTCCCCAGGTTTCAGAAGGGAGTGACAGGGAGACCCCTGGCAGGAGAGCAGACAAGAGTCAGAGGGTCGGGGCAACGGCCACAACGCTGCACAGGAGCCAGGGCTGTCCTAGAGGTAGGGCAGGTCTGACGGAAGGGGGTGCGGCCACAGACACAGAGCAAGATGCCCCAAGACAGGAGGAAACCTGCAGCCTCTCCCGGTCCCCTTCCTTGCTCggccccaggcagggccagcCCCAGCCGGGCCTCCCTCCAGCGAGCAGCAGAAACCGCTGGAGCCATCAGAGCGCAGGGGCTGCGGACGTCCGGCAAATCAATACCACTCCCAGTCAGCTGTGGAGGCTCGGGGAGCACAGATGGTCTGGGCAGGGGTCCGCAGGAGAGGCACAAGAGTGACCCTGGGCAGAGGCCAGTGTCCACTGTGGCAACTCATCTGACCAAATTTGGCTGGGCCAACTGTGCACATGTCCATCCAAACtcccagctggaggaggaggcccGGGCCTGgcccccctccccaacccccacatcGCTGTGCCCCAGCCTGGGCCCACCCGGGGTGCACCTGCCTGTGggaggcggggaggagagagggcagcGGGAGCCCATGCATGGCCTGAGGCCTGTGGAGGGTAGCGTGGGCCACTGGGCcacggtggggggaggggcacccAGCGCAGCACCAGAGGGGTCTCAAGGTGCTCGGCATGTCTGCTACCTCCCGAGGAACCTTCTAGCTAGCCGTGGAGGGTGCAGGGAGCTCAGCCAGGCTGGATCCTAACACAGCCCCCCATCTGGGCCTGCCCCTGCACCCCGCTCCAGGTCCACACCCTGCAGCCTGCACTGAGCTGTCCGAGGAAGGTCACCCCATGAGAGGGGAGGGGCCGAGCCCTAGTGTGGGGGCTCACGGCGACTGGCACAGGACTGGCAACGTGGGCACCAGCTCTGCGACCTGGAGGAGGCAGGACCCTCGGGAGCCCCCCGACCTGGCTCTCAGGCCAGCCTCCTGTCTCTGTGCAGCTCTGAGGCCGCAGGGTGGGGACCCAGCGTCAGGACACACAGCTGGAGAGAGAGGTCTACAAAAGCGTTTATTCCCTTCCAGCCACGTGCACACGCCACGGCTGACTGGCGTTGCAGGCTGAGGAGCAGGAGAGTCCGCGGCTGACCCCGAGCTGGGGCCTGCGCCCTCCCTCTGTCCGTCCTCTCCAGCAGGGCCTGCAGCATGCAGGGCTCAGAGGCCAGGACTCGACCCTGGGCGCTGCCAGCTCTGATGTTTCTTGCTGAACCTGGCAGAGGGCCAAGGCTCCAGGGGTTGGAGGCCATCCCCAGGCCAAGCAGAAATCCTGTCCAGAAAGTTCTGATGCTCCTGCAGGGCTGAGGTGGTGCCAGAGGACAGAGGAacaggcctggggaggagggtcCGTGGAACCAGGGGCTTTGCTCCCAGTAGATGCCTTGGGACACCAGCCCAGCCAGGGTCAAGGTGGTAAGCAGGACCCCCTCCAGGGGGTAGGCCAAGGCAAGAAGCCCCCTCCGCCAACCCGGAGCCCAGAGGTCTTCAAAGAGCCGTCTCCTTGGAAACCCTGGTCCCCAGGTGCCTGGGCGGCTTGAAGCTGAGCACCTCTTTATACGTGACACCTGGGAGGCGAGCGCAGAGAGGGGTCGTCAGCTCATGGAGCCTGCAGGGCGAAGCCAGTGCCTCAGGGGCCCCTCTCCAGCCCTGAGGGGCCCGTCCACCCAGGAAGGTTTGTGTGAAGAGCCCACTGCTCTCTATCTGGACTTTCCCAGGGAAACAGGCGGTGACGAGAGCTTGTATTCCTGACCAAGGACTCGGCCACAGACAGACCACATGTGCACCACGGGCTGCTGTGAAAGCAACAGCGCCCAGCCACAGTCTGTGTGGGCGGGGACCACAGAGAGGATCCTGTGGCCCGTGGTTTTCAAGTTATCTTTTTTAGCAGCAGAAACTTTTCATCAAACAAAACCAAATTCGTAAGCACACAACAGCACGGATAAGGGTGGAGCCCCTGCTGGAGGCACCCGGGAACCCTGTGGTCCTAAGAAACAGTTTGAGAACCTCAACCCACCCAGCCCACAGGCAGGGGGGCTGGGGCACTGTGGCCCCCAGGCCGGCCATGCAGCCACGGAGAGCAGGAGCCCAGCCCTACTGGCCACTCCAGAGCAGAGCCGAGGCCAGTTCCAGCGTGGGCTTCCCTGAGCGTGGCCTGAGGCCACACAGGCGTTGCCCTGCTCAGAGCTGGACAGGCCTCGCAGGAAGGGCGGCCCGCACAAGGCCTGGAGGTGGAGGGCACAGCTGCAGGAGACTGGACCGCTCAGTCAGGCTGCAGGGGGAGGGCGACGCCCTGGGGTGGCTGAGGGCAGGACACCAGGTGTGTGCGGTCGACCAGATGGGAGGGGCCCTAAAATGGGGCAAGGAAAGGCAAGGACAGACGCCAGGGGTGTGAGCAGAGAGGCCCTGGGGACAGGTGGACGTGGAGGGGGCTCCAGGGTGGCCCAGGTCTCTAGCCTGGACATGGGGGAGGCAAGGCAACCGGGGCAGTGAGGCAAGTCTGGGGCCACCCTCCCCACATCCCTCAGCTCCAGCCAGAGGTCACTGTGGCCAGGCCGCGTGGCGCTACACTGCCCTCTGACCTCCTGGTCACCTGACCTGTGTCCCGGGGAAGGGCTGCAGGACTCGGCCTGGCCCTGCCCGGGCCCTGCCCGGAGCCCCACTCACGCTTCCACTCGTCCAAGGTGCGGTCCACGTCGTCAAAGGAGTCGTCGTACTTCTGGGCCGCAGGCGCCTCTTCCGTGTCGTGCAGGGACTCGAAGTAGGGGTGGGCCAGCGCCTCGGCCGCCGTCACCCGCTGCTCCGCATCCAGCACCAGCATCTTCTCCAGGAGGCTCACGGCTGCGGGGGGCTCACGTCAGGCCAGGCTCCGGGAGGTCCCGCTCTGTGCCCTgcgccccccaccctgccctacCCAGGGGGCTGGCGTTGGTCAGGATGGAGGCAAAGTCCTTCTTCTCCAGCTCGGGGAGGCCCTTCATGTAGTTCTTCGCCTGCAGGGGAGAGAGGGTGAGGAGCCAGCCCCGAGCcagggcggcccggccccccacCGCACCGCGCCCCACTGACATCCGCGCTCTGCAGCCTCTGCACAAACTCGGGCGATGGCGTGCCGGTCACCTTCATGATCTCCTTCAGCTGGTCCAGGTCTGCAGGGGCTCAGGAGCACAGCTGGGGCCAGAGAGCAGGGCCCCCCCGACCTGGCCCGGGGaggagcccagcccccacccaccctggaTGCTGCCCCCGCggaccccacccaccccccacggCCCCCCAGGCGGGAGGATACGGTCGGTGCCCTTGAACAGTATCTTCCCTGTAATCATCTCGGCCATGATGCAGCCCACGGACCAGATGTCCACTGAGACAGAAGCCCAGTCAGCGCTCCATGGGCGGCAGGGGACAAAGACAGGGGAGGGGGACACAGACATGGCCCATCGGGTTTGGCCTGCCCACGCCCCCGTCCGGCTCCCACCCAAGCTCAACAGCCGCCCTGGGAGCAGCCATCAAGACGCGGGGCCGTGGCAGTGCCAGGGGAGGCAACGTCTCTGGGCAGCGTCTCACCAGTCTGCGTGTAGCGCATCCAATTCAAGATGACCTCGGGTGCCCGGTACCAGCGCGTCACCACGTATCCGGTCATCTCACTGTCTGCCTGCCTGGCCAGGCCAAAGTCCAGGATCTGGGGGAGGATGGGAGACGTGGGGCTGGGGGACCCCTGAGGACGGGCAGGCCAGCTGACCCCAAGGGGCTGCGCTGGGCTTGAATCTGAGCTGGAGCCTCCTGCCAACTTTCCAGAGCTTGAGGCTACAGCCTCGGACCCCAAGCCACCTACTTCTCCAGCGTGGCCGGGTCACCCAGCCCAACCAGTTTCAGGAGCAGGTGGTCTGGGGGTCCCCCTCCCAACCCGAGCATCCCggctcagccctgccccaggtCAAGCATGGAGCCCTGGGACACCCCACCCTCTCCCGAAGCAGGGAGGGCCTCCCCAAGGCCTGGCTGCTCAGCCACTGCCCAGAGCCTGGGGTCTGGGCCCCTGCCTGGGCCCGAGGGCAGGCAGTGATGGGGCAGGTCAGCAGGGACGCCTGGCTCCCTGCCCCACCGTTCTCCCCGCCAGGCAACACAAACCTTAAGCTCACAGTCCTCATTCACCGCGAGGTTGCCCGGCTTCAGGTCCTGGGGGCAGAGCAAAGGTGGCCACGATGCCCAGCCCATGGGGCATGTGCTTGGCCCAGAGCCCGGGCAGCACCTAAGGAAGGGGCCACGAGCATcggcctgccccccacccccgtccccccgCAGAGGTGCCTGGGCCCACAGGACAGACTTCTGACAGGGGCCCTGCTCGGACAGCCCTGTGCACCCCCCACCAGACCCCATCAATCCCCCTGACGGT is a window from the Eulemur rufifrons isolate Redbay chromosome 16, OSU_ERuf_1, whole genome shotgun sequence genome containing:
- the HDAC10 gene encoding polyamine deacetylase HDAC10 isoform X2 translates to MGTALVYHEDMTAPRLLWDDPECEIECPERLTAALDRLRQCGLEQRCLRLSAREASEAELGLVHSPEYVALVRGTQVLGKRELQALSGQYDAVYFHPSTFHCARLAAGAALQLVDAVLLGAARNGLALVRPPGHHSQRAAANGFCVFNNVAIAAEHAKQKHRLHRILIVDWDIHHGQGIQYVFEDDPSVLYFSWHRYEHGRFWPFLQESNADAVGRGQGRGFTVNLPWNQVGMGNADYMAAFLHLLLPLAFEGQMQATPECFAHLTQLLQVLAGGRVCAVLEGGYHLESLAQSVCMTVQALLGDPAPLLPGPLMPCQSALESIQSVRTAQAPHWVSLQQQDTAPALSPSARSPEGRPLPVRPGGPACEAAAAALSSLLDQRRLHPTPPVRTAVALTAPDATLVLPPEVLHQEKSAPREEAEAWARPHASLAQDEALTALAKLLYLLDGILDGQVSSGIAAIPASAVVAILDVAIRRGLSRGAQRLFCVALGQLDRPLDLPDDGRTLWLSIGGKEAAAPSMFHVSTPLPGMTGGFLSCILGLVLPLAYGFQPDLVLVALGPAHGLQGPHAALLAAVLRGPAGGRVLALVEEESTPELARVLARVLHGEAPPSLGPFSGAAPEDVRALRDLRRQLEPQWKMLQVAGEAG
- the HDAC10 gene encoding polyamine deacetylase HDAC10 isoform X1, which translates into the protein MGTALVYHEDMTAPRLLWDDPECEIECPERLTAALDRLRQCGLEQRCLRLSAREASEAELGLVHSPEYVALVRGTQVLGKRELQALSGQYDAVYFHPSTFHCARLAAGAALQLVDAVLLGAARNGLALVRPPGHHSQRAAANGFCVFNNVAIAAEHAKQKHRLHRILIVDWDIHHGQGIQYVFEDDPSVLYFSWHRYEHGRFWPFLQESNADAVGRGQGRGFTVNLPWNQVGMGNADYMAAFLHLLLPLAFEFDPELVLVSAGFDSAVGDPEGQMQATPECFAHLTQLLQVLAGGRVCAVLEGGYHLESLAQSVCMTVQALLGDPAPLLPGPLMPCQSALESIQSVRTAQAPHWVSLQQQDTAPALSPSARSPEGRPLPVRPGGPACEAAAAALSSLLDQRRLHPTPPVRTAVALTAPDATLVLPPEVLHQEKSAPREEAEAWARPHASLAQDEALTALAKLLYLLDGILDGQVSSGIAAIPASAVVAILDVAIRRGLSRGAQRLFCVALGQLDRPLDLPDDGRTLWLSIGGKEAAAPSMFHVSTPLPGMTGGFLSCILGLVLPLAYGFQPDLVLVALGPAHGLQGPHAALLAAVLRGPAGGRVLALVEEESTPELARVLARVLHGEAPPSLGPFSGAAPEDVRALRDLRRQLEPQWKMLQVAGEAG
- the HDAC10 gene encoding polyamine deacetylase HDAC10 isoform X3, with protein sequence MGTALVYHEDMTAPRLLWDDPECEIECPERLTAALDRLRQCGLEQRCLRLSAREASEAELGLVHSPEYVALVRGTQVLGKRELQALSGQYDAVYFHPSTFHCARLAAGAALQLVDAVLLGAARNGLALVRPPGHHSQRAAANGFCVFNNVAIAAEHAKQKHRLHRILIVDWDIHHGQGIQYVFEDDPSVLYFSWHRYEHGRFWPFLQESNADAVGRGQGRGFTVNLPWNQVGMGNADYMAAFLHLLLPLAFEFDPELVLVSAGFDSAVGDPEGQMQATPECFAHLTQLLQVLAGGRVCAVLEGGYHLESLAQSVCMTVQALLGDPAPLLPGPLMPCQSALESIQSVRTAQAPHWVSLQQQDTAPALSPSARSPEGRPLPVRPGGPACEAAAAALSSLLDQRRLHPTPPVRTAVALTAPDATLVLPPEVLHQEKSAPREEAEAWARPHASLAQDEALTALAKLLYLLDGILDGQVSSGIAAIPASAVVAILDVAIRRGLSRGAQRLFCVALGQLDRPLDLPDDGLGGRASHTHLCPCARSPWKEDSVAEHRGQRGSCPLHVPCLHTTARDDWWVPELHLGPGAALGLRLPA
- the HDAC10 gene encoding polyamine deacetylase HDAC10 isoform X4, producing MGTALVYHEDMTAPRLLWDDPECEIECPERLTAALDRLRQCGLEQRCLRLSAREASEAELGLVHSPEYVALVRGTQVLGKRELQALSGQYDAVYFHPSTFHCARLAAGAALQLVDAVLLGAARNGLALVRPPGHHSQRAAANGFCVFNNVAIAAEHAKQKHRLHRILIVDWDIHHGQGIQYVFEDDPSVLYFSWHRYEHGRFWPFLQESNADAVGRGQGRGFTVNLPWNQVGMGNADYMAAFLHLLLPLAFEFDPELVLVSAGFDSAVGDPEGQMQATPECFAHLTQLLQVLAGGRVCAVLEGGYHLESLAQSVCMTVQALLGDPAPLLPGPLMPCQSALESIQSVRTAQAPHWVSLQQQDTAPALSPSARSPEGRPLPVRPGGPACEAAAAALSSLLDQRRLHPTPPVRTAVALTAPDATLVLPPEVLHQEKSAPREEAEAWARPHASLAQDEALTALAKLLYLLDGILDGQVSSGIAAIPASAVVAILDVAIRRGLSRGAQRLFCVALGQLDRPLDLPDDGRTLWLSIGGKEAAAPSMFHVSTPLPGEAGAEPAGGVSLGEELGPYCLHR